The Penicillium digitatum chromosome 6, complete sequence genome has a window encoding:
- a CDS encoding PRELI/MSF1: MKFFENNFTYDYSFSAVSLAYFLRYPNPYSQHVLTTDVIDRYVDPKTQRLHTTRLHLKKSKVPSGILKLLPKGMGGSDNSGQSYILEKTIVDAKEGWMETESRNMEWTGILSVVEKQCYKRLPSDEDRRALDGLAVDKSSELTSVKTTVTFRSRLGQGKLLGRKKPDTGDQEDEEPRKGFFSSLSTAGIQRTIELIGVSRTKEAVLKSKQGMNIVLERLRSGGVVAVLEGMRQDREAAFGPDGTWKRVWRQGKDRSIENDKS, encoded by the coding sequence ATGAAGTTTTTCGAAAACAATTTTACCTACGATTACTCTTTCTCTGCCGTTTCCCTTGCCTATTTTCTCCGCTATCCCAATCCTTACTCACAACATGTTCTCACAACCGATGTTATCGACAGATACGTCGACCCCAAGACACAGCGTCTTCACACAACCCGGCTACACCTAAAAAAGTCCAAGGTCCCGTCTGGAATCCTTAAGCTTCTGCCAAAAGGCATGGGTGGCTCGGATAATTCCGGTCAGAGCTATATTCTTGAAAAGACCATTGTTGATGCCAAGGAAGGGTGGATGGAGACTGAATCCCGCAACATGGAGTGGACGGGCATCCTGAGTGTGGTCGAGAAGCAATGCTACAAGCGGCTCCCATCCGACGAGGATCGCCGGGCTCTCGATGGTCTCGCCGTCGACAAAAGTTCCGAGCTGACTAGTGTCAAGACAACAGTCACCTTCCGATCCCGACTTGGACAGGGCAAGCTGCTTGGAAGGAAGAAGCCTGATACCGGTGaccaggaagatgaagagccTCGCAAAGGATTCTTCTCGTCCCTTTCTACTGCCGGCATCCAGCGCACCATTGAGCTCATTGGTGTGAGTCGGACTAAGGAGGCGGTATTGAAGAGCAAGCAAGGCATGAACATTGTCCTTGAGCGTCTGCGcagtggtggtgttgttgctGTCCTCGAAGGCATGCGCCAAGACCGAGAGGCAGCTTTCGGACCTGACGGAACGTGGAAGCGTGTCTGGCGGCAGGGCAAGGACCGCTCTATTGAAAATGACAAGTCGTGA
- a CDS encoding Chromatin associated protein KTI12, whose product MTASVITRPRRPIVHLNGFPGVGKLTIARYLAKQLPSAKLVHNHLLINPADAVLHRTQPGYQTLRRGIRNSIFSALINEPATFDTTYVFTDFQSDDELGATVCAEYLATAEARHAALVPILLFCDEKTNMQRLVSSDRELHAKLTDVELVTQFRREGDVHRFTGHPNYLEIDVSNFTPDEAAKQICEHIRRVCPDL is encoded by the coding sequence ATGACCGCTTCAGTGATCACTAGACCACGGCGCCCGATTGTTCATCTGAATGGCTTCCCCGGTGTCGGAAAGCTTACCATCGCCCGCTACCTTGCAAAGCAACTTCCTTCTGCAAAACTCGTGCATAACCACCTCCTGATAAATCCCGCCGATGCTGTTCTCCACCGCACTCAGCCAGGTTATCAAACCCTTCGCCGCGGAATCCGGAACTCTATATTTTCCGCTCTCATCAATGAACCCGCGACGTTCGACACAACCTACGTCTTTACGGATTTCCAGAGTGACGACGAACTCGGCGCCACCGTCTGTGCAGAATATCTCGCCACCGCAGAAGCACGGCATGCTGCCCTCGTACCTATCCTGCTCTTCTGCGACGAAAAGACCAATATGCAGCGCCTGGTCTCGTCGGATCGAGAATTGCACGCAAAGCTGACAGATGTGGAACTCGTCACCCAGTTCCGTCGTGAGGGGGATGTACATCGCTTCACCGGTCACCCAAACTATTTAGAAATAGATGTGTCCAACTTCACGCCGGATGAGGCGGCTAAACAGATATGTGAGCATATCAGAAGGGTCTGTCCGGATTTGTAA
- a CDS encoding Aminopeptidase, producing the protein MADRDLLPDNVKPIHYRVSLFSLDFMDWTYRGTVIIDVQIVKCTSQITLNSFQLRLSHAKIVLDQTKPPRDIESTTFTYDEPAQRVTIIFNQELPVSQMAAISIEFEGVINNEMAGFYRSKYKPAVTPVKSVPHRDAWYYMLSTQFEPCDARRAFPCFDEPNLKASFDFEIEVPVDQSALSNMPVKNTRLTKDGWNRVRFETTPVMSTYLLAWAVGDFEYVQAHTDRFYNGRQLPVRVYTTRGLKDQGHWALQHATRFIDFFSEIFDLDYPLPKADLLAVHEFSHGATENWGLSAYRTTQLLFDERSSDSRYRRSVAYVVAHELAHQWFGNLVTMDWWDELWLNEGFATWIGWYAVDYLHPEWQVWVQFINQGLDSAFHLDGIRASHPIHVPIRDALDIHQVFDSISYLKGCALIRMLASHLGVGTFLKGVSTYLRTHAYTNAKTEALWTALTQASGEDVHTLMGPWISNVGYPVLSVAEVADTISLKQSRFLSTGDVRSDDDTTIWWVPLALRRQTAQCDVAGLSLTQKDDTIHKIDDEFYILNSGAIGFYRVNYPPSRLASFSTQLDKLSIEDKIFIIGSAADLAFSGEGTTAALLTFLEGFGDERHPLVWTQILDSLSRVKAIFSDDEEIKRGLESYVLRLIDKRVNEIGWEFVEGEDYLIGILRRELINIAAASGHSSVVNEANKRFKLWAQDPVANPIHPSLRIPIWCNAIRQDPVRAVEILKEEWFMTNSIDGKPICLQALSVTEDEDLLRESIVPFNFNSTPDHAVPAADMRILGIGLAANPVGRVVQWEYMKQNWDACLSKMGNPIIVDRFIRVSLAGFTDECVLDDIGSFFKDQDTRCFNRTLATVNDHIRGRATYRKRDSAPIKDWLGVNGYL; encoded by the exons ATGGCCGACCGTGACCTCCTTCCAGACAATGTGAAGCCCATTCACTACCGTGTCTCGCTTTTTTCCCTCGATTTTATGGACTGGACTTATCGGGGAACAGTGAT AATCGATGTCCAAATTGTCAAATGCACCAGCCAGATCACGCTCAACAGTTTCCAGCTCAGGCTGTCCCATGCGAAGATCGTCTTGGATCAGACAAAGCCTCCTCGAGATATAGAATCCACAACTTTCACATATGATGAGCCAGCTCAGCGCGTCACTATTATCTTCAACCAGGAGCTGCCCGTTTCCCAGATGGCAGCTATAAGCATCGAGTTTGAAGGGGTCATAAACAACGAAATGGCCGGCTTTTACCGCAGTAAATATAAACCAGCTGTGACACCTGTCAAGTCGGTTCCTCACCGTGATGCATGGTACTACATGCTCAGCACCCAGTTTGAGCCGTGCGATGCCCGCCGTGCCTTTCCATGCTTTGACGAGCCCAACCTTAAGGCAAGCTTTGACTTTGAGATTGAGGTCCCCGTCGACCAAAGTGCCCTCAGCAACATGCCTGTCAAGAACACTAGGCTCACCAAGGATGGGTGGAACCGGGTCAGATTTGAGACAACCCCTGTGATGAGCACTTACCTGCTCGCTTGGGCAGTGGGCGACTTTGAGTACGTTCAGGCTCATACCGACCGGTTCTATAACGGCAGGCAGCTTCCGGTGCGCGTCTATACTACCCGTGGCCTCAAGGATCAAGGCCACTGGGCTCTTCAGCACGCCACCAGGTTCATCGATTTTTTCTCCGAAATCTTCGACCTGGACTACCCACTTCCCAAGGCCGATTTGCTTGCCGTCCATGAATTCAGCCACGGTGCCACCGAGAACTGGGGCCTTTCCGCCTACCGCACCACTCAGCTTCTCTTTGATGAGAGGTCTTCTGATAGCCGTTATAGGAGGTCGGTTGCCTACGTGGTTGCCCACGAGCTGGCTCATCAGTGGTTCGGCAACCTGGTTACCATGGACTGGTGGGATGAGCTATGGCTAAACGAGGGGTTCGCCACTTGGATCGGGTGGTATGCTGTTGACTACCTGCACCCTGAATGGCAGGTTTGGGTCCAGTTTATCAATCAGGGCCTGGATTCTGCCTTCCATCTTGACGGTATCCGTGCCAGTCATCCTATCCACGTCCCCATCCGCGATGCACTAGACATTCATCAAGTCTTTGACTCCATCAGCTACCTCAAGGGATGTGCCTTAATTAGAATGCTGGCTAGCCATCTCGGCGTCGGGACTTTCCTGAAGGGTGTCTCAACCTACCTCAGGACCCATGCTTACACCAACGCCAAAACCGAGGCACTGTGGACTGCCCTGACCCAGGCTTCTGGAGAGGATGTGCATACTCTCATGGGTCCTTGGATCTCCAACGTTGGCTACCCTGTGCTGTCAGTTGCTGAGGTAGCTGATACAATCTCCTTAAAGCAATCACGATTCCTGTCAACCGGTGATGTCAGGTCCGATGATGACACCACCATCTGGTGGGTGCCTCTGGCGCTCAGGCGCCAAACGGCACAGTGCGATGTGGCAGGCCTATCGTTGACGCAAAAGGACGACACCATTCACAAGATTGACGATGAATTTTATATCCTCAACAGTGGCGCGATCGGGTTTTATCGTGTCAACTACCCTCCCTCTCGCTTAGCCAGTTTCAGCACTCAGCTTGACAAGCTGAGCATCGAGGATAAGATTTTCATAATCGGATCCGCCGCTGACCTTGCATTTTCCGGCGAGGGCACAACGGCTGCACTCCTGACCTTCCTCGAGGGCTTTGGCGACGAGAGACACCCACTAGTTTGGACCCAGATTCTCGACTCTCTTTCTCGAGTCAAAGCCATTTTCTCCGACGACGAGGAGATTAAAAGGGGTCTTGAGAGCTATGTCCTCCGACTCATTGACAAAAGGGTCAATGAAATTGGCTGGGAGTTCGTCGAGGGCGAGGATTACCTCATTGGGATCTTGCGAAGGGAGTTAATTAACATCGCTGCCGCCAGTGGCCATAGTTC TGTCGTGAATGAGGCTAACAAGCGCTTCAAATTGTGGGCTCAGGATCCTGTGGCCAACCCGATTCATCCCTCGCTAAGGATTCCTATCTGGTGCAACGCCATCCGCCAGGACCCGGTTCGAGCCGTCGAGATTCTCAAGGAGGAGTGGTTCATGACCAACTCTATTGACGGGAAACCAATCTGCCTCCAGGCCCTGTCGGTGACCGAAGACGAAGATCTTCTGCGAGAATCCATTGTCCCGTTCAACTTTAACTCTACCCCGGATCACGCGGTGCCGGCTGCTGACATGCGTATCCTCGGCATAGGGTTGGCGGCAAACCCGGTCGGCCGTGTGGTCCAGTGGGAGTATATGAAGCAAAACTGGGACGCCTGCCTATCGAAAATGGGCAATCCCATTATTGTCGACCGTTTTATCCGTGTCAGCTTAGCCGGATTCACGGACGAATGTGTCCTTGACGACATTGGCTCGTTTTTCAAGGACCAGGATACTCGTTGCTTTAACCGGACACTCGCCACGGTCAATGATCACATTCGCGGCCGGGCAACGTATAGAAAGCGTGACTCTGCCCCCATCAAGGATTGGCTGGGGGTTAATGGATATCTGTGA
- a CDS encoding putative L-asparaginase, translating to MEKLSKAVCHVTGSKHCGLVSNGDNSVTLLPFPKLQVIGAEIPSDELEYYPVYPGYLSSKNGPKMTSEFLSDVSGKVTAVTGIAPDGQFDKTFFGEAADQDLMARLIRGDLPQHRIWEDAGHAAMISPKGKVPGYTIVVPRAHLAPDLLNLPDEEYDSLIAASHATARALMLGLGVARCGMFFEGFEGHYAHTKIIPIHEPSPSQQLDIAVRGPAPYSEDYQGYMTTQLGPTVKDEAALIVLVEKIRAEVDALKI from the coding sequence ATGGAAAAGCTCTCCAAGGCCGTGTGTCATGTCACTGGATCAAAACATTGCGGTTTAGTCTCGAACGGTGACAACTCGGTGACCTTGTTGCCCTTCCCCAAACTTCAAGTCATAGGGGCCGAGATTCCCAGTGATGAGTTGGAGTACTATCCCGTTTATCCAGGCTATCTTTCGTCCAAGAATGGTCCCAAGATGACGTCAGAGTTCCTAAGCGATGTTTCTGGGAAGGTCACTGCTGTGACTGGTATTGCACCAGATGGTCAGTTCGATAAGACCTTCTTCGGTGAAGCCGCGGACCAAGATCTCATGGCCCGCCTTATCAGGGGCGATCTACCGCAGCATCGCATTTGGGAAGATGCCGGACATGCCGCCATGATCTCTCCTAAGGGCAAAGTTCCAGGATACACAATCGTCGTACCTCGCGCCCATCTGGCTCCCGACCTCCTCAACCTCCCCGACGAGGAGTATGACTCACTTATTGCAGCCAGCCATGCTACTGCTCGTGCATTGATGCTAGGTCTTGGAGTAGCTCGTTGTGGAATGTTTTTTGAAGGGTTTGAGGGCCACTACGCTCATACCAAGATCATTCCAATCCACGAGCCCTCTCCCTCCCAGCAACTCGATATCGCTGTCCGAGGCCCCGCGCCCTATAGTGAGGATTATCAGGGGTATATGACTACCCAACTAGGACCAACGGTAAAGGACGAGGCCGCGCTAATTGTTCTCGTGGAGAAAATTCGTGCTGAGGTTGATGCACTGAAAATTTGA
- a CDS encoding GAF: MPHADSSYFMPGSSKAEIYEQLLLSIQGLLDGQRNWVSNLSNVSSLLWHAYASLPAPSSSVNWAGFYIRDDKFPALASPVSSPPLSGAPGCGSVTISTTYSSSENQLLLLGPFHGKPACQEIRFGKGVCGTAAAKQETVLVPDVLTFPGHIACDAESRSEIVVPILVNGETVAIIDIDCTEPSGFDEEDKKYLEKLAAFLAENCDW, from the exons ATG CCTCACGCCGACTCCTCCTATTTCATGCCCGGTAGCTCCAAGGCCGAAATCTACGAACAGCTCCTGCTGTCGATACAAGGTCTCCTGGACGGCCAACGGAATTGGGTCAG CAACCTCTCCAACGTCTCTTCCCTCCTTTGGCACGCCTACGCTTCCCTCCCCGCCCCCTCCTCATCCGTTAATTGGGCTGGATTCTACATCCGCGATGACAAATTCCCGGCGCTCGCTTCCCCGGTCTCGTCGCCGCCACTGTCTGGTGCACCCGGCTGCGGCAGTGTGACCATCTCAACTACATACTCTTCCTCGGAGAAtcagcttcttctcctcggGCCGTTCCACGGGAAGCCCGCGTGCCAGGAGATTCGTTTTGGAAAAGGCGTTTGCGGTACCGCGGCCGCGAAGCAGGAGACCGTTCTTGTTCCTGATGTTCTGACCTTCCCTGGACACATTGCCTGCGACGCAGAGAGTCGCAGTGAGATTGTTGTGCCTATCTTGGTAAATGGAGAG ACCGTCGCGATCATTGACATTGACTGCACCGAGCCCTCTGGGTTTGACGAGGAGGATAAGAAGTACCTTGAGAAATTGGCTGCCTTCCTGGCTGAGAATTGCGACTGGTAA